The following coding sequences lie in one Methylosinus sp. PW1 genomic window:
- the pstC gene encoding phosphate ABC transporter permease subunit PstC, translated as MDVGFNRQTRDNSVSDLAIVEASPRAAEVDRRQVLGRMALFDFFFHNLTRAAAVLVLLILGGVIFSLVYGSLPAIKAFGLGFLTTESWNPVTEKFGAVAPIYGTLVTSTIAMAIAVPLGLGIAIFLTELCPHALRRPIGVAIELLAGIPSIIYGIWGLFVLAPFLQQHVQPALISLTGDIPVLSSLFAGPPYGIGMLTAGFILAIMVLPFITSISRDVFDTVPPVLKEAASGVGCTTWEVMRHVVIPYTRVGVIGGVMLGLGRALGETMAVTFVIGNAHKVSSSLLAPGTTISATIANEFTEAVGDLYTSALIELGLILFVITFFVLAAARFMLMRIEQKSGA; from the coding sequence ATGGACGTCGGCTTCAACCGCCAAACGAGAGACAATAGCGTGTCGGACCTAGCAATCGTAGAAGCGTCGCCCCGCGCCGCCGAAGTCGACCGCCGGCAAGTTCTCGGCCGCATGGCCTTGTTCGACTTCTTCTTTCATAATTTGACCCGCGCCGCCGCGGTGCTCGTCCTGCTCATTCTCGGCGGCGTGATCTTCTCGCTCGTCTATGGCTCGCTGCCTGCGATCAAAGCCTTCGGCCTCGGCTTTTTGACGACGGAATCGTGGAATCCCGTCACCGAGAAATTCGGCGCCGTCGCGCCCATCTACGGCACTCTGGTGACATCGACCATCGCCATGGCCATCGCCGTGCCGCTGGGCCTCGGCATCGCCATCTTCCTCACCGAGCTCTGCCCCCATGCGCTGCGTCGGCCGATCGGCGTCGCCATAGAGCTGCTCGCGGGCATTCCGTCGATCATCTACGGCATTTGGGGCCTGTTCGTGCTCGCGCCCTTCCTGCAGCAGCATGTGCAGCCGGCGCTGATCTCGCTCACCGGCGACATTCCCGTGCTGTCGAGCCTCTTCGCCGGACCTCCCTATGGCATCGGCATGCTGACGGCGGGCTTCATTCTGGCGATCATGGTGCTGCCCTTCATCACCTCCATCTCGCGCGACGTGTTCGACACGGTTCCGCCGGTGCTGAAGGAGGCGGCCTCGGGCGTCGGCTGCACGACATGGGAAGTGATGCGCCATGTCGTCATTCCCTACACGCGCGTCGGCGTCATCGGCGGCGTGATGCTCGGCCTCGGCCGCGCCCTCGGCGAGACGATGGCCGTCACCTTCGTCATCGGCAACGCCCATAAGGTGTCGAGCTCGCTGCTCGCGCCGGGCACGACCATATCGGCGACCATCGCCAATGAGTTCACCGAGGCTGTCGGCGACCTCTACACTTCCGCGCTGATCGAGCTCGGCCTCATCCTCTTCGTCATCACCTTCTTCGTGCTGGCGGCGGCGCGCTTCATGCTGATGCGCATCGAGCAGAAATCGGGAGCCTGA
- the hpnE gene encoding hydroxysqualene dehydroxylase HpnE, with protein sequence MSGTTHIIGAGLAGLSCAIRLTDEGRSVALYEAARMAGGRCRSYYDSSLDLVIDNGNHLLLSGNSTALDYARRIGSAEELVGLKECAFDFLDTRDGTRWRMRPNSSRLPWWIFVRDRRAPGTAPGDYLGAIGILLAKKGATIGEAMNCSGVLYERLWGPVLLSALNTEPRDSSAALAAAVLRETLAAGGAACRPLVARRGLGTAFIEPALATLAARGAAPRFAARLKGIQFAGERATALDFGDDKIAIGANDRIVLAVPPWAAQELVPGLVAPDDFRGIVNAHFKIAPPPGQPALLGMIGSLTEWLFAFEDRLSVTISGADRLMDEPRESLAERIWAEVAAATGLPAELPPWQIVKEKRATFAATPAQQQRRPDATTRWRNLFLAGDWTATGLPATIEGAIRSGYRAAELAGRS encoded by the coding sequence GTGAGCGGAACGACCCATATTATCGGCGCCGGCCTCGCCGGCCTTTCCTGCGCCATTCGCCTGACCGACGAGGGCCGCAGCGTGGCGCTCTACGAGGCCGCGCGCATGGCGGGCGGGCGCTGCCGCTCCTATTATGATTCCAGCCTCGATCTCGTCATCGACAATGGCAATCATCTGCTGCTCTCCGGCAATTCCACGGCGCTGGATTACGCCCGCCGCATCGGCTCGGCGGAGGAGCTGGTGGGGCTGAAGGAATGCGCCTTCGACTTTTTAGACACGCGTGACGGAACGCGCTGGCGCATGCGGCCCAATTCCTCGCGCCTGCCCTGGTGGATTTTTGTGCGTGATCGCCGCGCGCCCGGCACGGCGCCGGGCGATTATCTCGGCGCGATCGGCATTCTCCTCGCCAAAAAGGGCGCGACAATCGGCGAGGCGATGAATTGCTCGGGCGTGCTCTATGAGCGGCTGTGGGGGCCGGTGCTGCTCTCCGCGCTCAACACGGAGCCGCGCGATTCTTCCGCCGCGCTCGCCGCCGCCGTGCTGCGCGAGACGCTCGCCGCCGGCGGCGCCGCCTGCCGTCCGCTGGTTGCGCGGCGCGGGCTCGGGACCGCTTTCATCGAGCCGGCGCTCGCGACGCTGGCCGCGCGCGGCGCCGCGCCGCGCTTCGCCGCGCGGCTGAAGGGAATCCAGTTCGCGGGCGAGCGCGCCACAGCGCTCGATTTCGGCGACGATAAAATCGCTATCGGCGCGAATGATCGCATCGTTCTCGCCGTCCCGCCCTGGGCGGCGCAGGAGCTCGTTCCGGGCCTCGTCGCGCCGGATGATTTCCGCGGCATCGTCAATGCGCATTTCAAGATCGCGCCGCCGCCGGGTCAGCCGGCTCTGCTCGGCATGATCGGCTCGCTCACCGAATGGCTGTTCGCCTTCGAGGATCGGCTCTCGGTGACGATCAGCGGCGCCGATCGGCTGATGGACGAGCCGCGCGAGAGCCTCGCCGAGCGCATATGGGCCGAGGTCGCCGCCGCGACGGGCCTGCCGGCGGAGCTGCCGCCATGGCAGATCGTGAAGGAAAAGCGCGCCACTTTCGCCGCGACGCCGGCGCAGCAGCAGCGCCGCCCCGACGCGACGACGCGCTGGCGCAATCTCTTCCTCGCCGGCGATTGGACGGCGACCGGCCTTCCGGCGACGATCGAAGGGGCGATAAGGTCCGGCTATCGCGCGGCGGAGCTGGCGGGGCGTTCGTAA
- the phoU gene encoding phosphate signaling complex protein PhoU produces MSEHIVSSYDRDLEVLGRRIAEMGGIAEKMLAEAMDALANFDIELAHRVVATDQRLDALQREIEESAILTIARRQPLAIDLRECIAAMRIAADLERVGDLAKSIAKRTVKILSEARVPRAVIGLKTMAEVAAIQLKDVLDAYAQRDVERARAVWTNDSELDALEDSVFRDLLTFMMEDPRNISFCTHLLFCSKNIERIGDHTTNVAETIVYLVTGEAMPTDRPKGRSASLPASAEPDEPAK; encoded by the coding sequence ATGAGCGAACATATCGTCAGCTCCTATGACCGCGACCTCGAAGTGCTCGGCCGTCGTATCGCCGAGATGGGAGGCATCGCCGAGAAGATGCTCGCCGAAGCCATGGATGCGCTCGCCAATTTCGACATAGAGCTCGCCCATCGCGTCGTCGCCACCGATCAGCGCCTCGACGCGCTGCAACGGGAGATAGAGGAGAGCGCCATCCTCACCATCGCGCGGCGGCAGCCGCTCGCCATCGATCTGCGCGAATGCATCGCCGCCATGCGCATCGCCGCCGATCTCGAGCGCGTCGGCGATCTCGCCAAGAGCATCGCCAAGCGCACGGTGAAGATCCTCTCAGAGGCGCGCGTGCCGCGCGCCGTCATCGGCCTCAAGACGATGGCGGAAGTCGCCGCCATACAGCTGAAGGACGTGCTCGACGCCTACGCCCAGCGCGACGTCGAGCGCGCCCGCGCCGTGTGGACCAATGACAGCGAGCTCGACGCGCTGGAAGATTCGGTGTTCCGCGATCTCCTCACCTTCATGATGGAGGACCCGCGCAACATCTCCTTCTGCACGCATCTGCTCTTCTGCTCGAAGAACATAGAGCGCATCGGCGATCACACCACCAATGTCGCCGAGACGATCGTCTATCTCGTCACTGGCGAGGCGATGCCGACCGACCGCCCCAAGGGCAGATCGGCGAGCCTCCCCGCCAGCGCGGAACCGGATGAGCCCGCAAAATGA
- a CDS encoding glycosyltransferase — protein MIAIVLGGVGLLVWLYLLLGNGGFWRLTEHDRRFVPKGAQVPQGARVVAVIPARDEADVVAIGLRSLFRQEFSGRLEIVLVDDESSDGTAEVACACAHEEGAEDRLTVLQGRPEQGWTGKLAAMDRGVAHVLSSGVSPDFILFCDADIAFAPGLVERLVAGAAARGTVLSSLMVKLRCESLAERWFVPAFVFFFQMLYPFPRVNDPKSPVAGAAGGVMLVRPAALEEAGGLQQIRGALIDDCALGKLMKKQGPIWLGLTDDAWSLRPYPHLRDIEQMVTRSAYAQLGYSPWRLFGAVLGMGLVYLAPPILAFAAPEPAAYLALVAYLLMAQSYMPSLRFYGRNRLGAFALPAVAACYTWFTLLSAWRHTRGRGGAWKGRYQAP, from the coding sequence ATGATCGCGATTGTCCTCGGAGGCGTCGGCCTCCTCGTCTGGCTCTATCTCCTGCTCGGCAATGGCGGCTTCTGGCGCCTCACCGAGCACGACCGCCGTTTCGTTCCCAAGGGCGCGCAAGTCCCCCAGGGCGCGCGCGTCGTCGCCGTCATTCCGGCGCGCGACGAGGCGGATGTCGTCGCCATCGGCCTTCGATCCTTGTTCCGCCAGGAGTTTTCCGGCCGGCTCGAGATCGTCCTCGTCGATGACGAGAGCTCCGACGGCACGGCCGAGGTCGCGTGCGCCTGCGCCCACGAGGAAGGCGCCGAGGATCGGCTCACCGTGCTCCAGGGCCGGCCGGAGCAAGGCTGGACCGGCAAGCTCGCCGCCATGGACCGCGGCGTCGCTCATGTGCTCAGCTCCGGCGTCTCGCCCGATTTCATTCTGTTCTGCGACGCCGACATCGCCTTCGCGCCGGGCCTCGTCGAGCGGCTCGTCGCCGGCGCGGCGGCGCGGGGGACGGTGCTCTCCTCGCTGATGGTCAAGCTGCGCTGCGAGAGCCTCGCCGAGCGCTGGTTCGTGCCGGCTTTCGTCTTCTTCTTCCAGATGCTCTACCCCTTCCCGCGCGTGAACGATCCGAAAAGCCCGGTCGCTGGGGCGGCCGGGGGGGTGATGCTGGTGCGCCCGGCGGCGCTGGAGGAGGCCGGCGGCCTGCAACAAATCCGCGGCGCGCTGATCGACGATTGCGCGCTCGGCAAGCTGATGAAGAAGCAGGGGCCGATCTGGCTCGGCCTCACCGACGACGCCTGGAGCCTGCGGCCCTATCCGCATTTGCGCGACATCGAGCAGATGGTGACGCGCTCGGCCTATGCGCAATTGGGCTATTCGCCCTGGCGGCTCTTCGGCGCGGTTCTCGGCATGGGCCTCGTCTATCTCGCGCCGCCCATTCTCGCCTTCGCGGCGCCGGAGCCGGCGGCTTATCTCGCGCTCGTCGCCTATCTATTGATGGCGCAGTCCTATATGCCGTCTCTGCGTTTCTACGGACGCAATCGGCTCGGCGCCTTCGCCTTGCCGGCGGTCGCCGCCTGCTATACGTGGTTCACGCTATTGTCCGCCTGGCGGCACACACGCGGGCGCGGCGGCGCGTGGAAGGGCCGCTACCAGGCCCCCTGA
- the hpnD gene encoding presqualene diphosphate synthase HpnD: MSMETIAPEAPRVAAKSSFYLAMRILEPERRDAMYAIYGFCRAVDDIADEEGDRALRLSQLDDWRRDLDALYAGRTHKRCADLARPVRRFGLERADFEAVIDGMAMDVVEDIRAPEWDRLDLYCDHVASAVGRLSVRVFGLADEAESAGGALPTKARMLAYHMGRALQLTNILRDLDEDEARGRLYLPREALEAAGVTNFERGAVLAHPGLPDVCAAVAERARKHYAESELLMRVSPQRAVKAPYLMATAYRSVLDRLVARGFAPPRAPVSASRTKVLLALLRFALT, encoded by the coding sequence ATGAGCATGGAGACGATCGCTCCCGAGGCGCCGCGGGTCGCTGCGAAAAGCTCCTTCTATCTCGCCATGCGCATTCTCGAGCCCGAGCGGCGCGACGCAATGTATGCGATCTACGGCTTCTGCCGCGCCGTCGACGATATTGCGGACGAAGAGGGCGATCGCGCTTTGCGCCTCTCCCAGCTCGACGATTGGCGGCGCGATCTCGATGCGCTCTACGCCGGCCGCACACATAAGCGCTGCGCCGATCTGGCGCGGCCGGTGCGCCGCTTCGGCCTCGAGCGCGCCGATTTCGAGGCGGTCATAGACGGGATGGCGATGGATGTCGTGGAGGACATTCGCGCGCCGGAATGGGATCGGCTCGATCTCTATTGCGATCATGTCGCGAGCGCGGTGGGGCGGCTCTCGGTGCGTGTCTTCGGCCTCGCCGATGAGGCGGAGAGCGCCGGCGGCGCGCTGCCGACCAAGGCGCGAATGCTCGCCTATCACATGGGCCGCGCCTTGCAGCTCACCAATATTCTGCGCGATCTCGACGAGGATGAGGCGCGCGGCCGGCTCTATCTCCCGCGCGAGGCGCTGGAGGCGGCCGGCGTCACGAATTTCGAGCGCGGCGCGGTGCTGGCGCATCCTGGCCTGCCGGATGTTTGCGCGGCGGTGGCCGAGCGCGCGCGCAAGCATTATGCGGAATCGGAGCTGCTGATGCGCGTCTCGCCGCAGCGCGCGGTGAAGGCGCCCTATTTGATGGCGACCGCCTATCGCTCGGTTCTCGATCGTCTGGTGGCGCGCGGCTTCGCGCCGCCGCGCGCGCCGGTCTCCGCCTCGCGGACGAAAGTCCTGCTGGCGCTGCTGAGATTCGCGCTGACGTGA
- the phoB gene encoding phosphate regulon transcriptional regulator PhoB, with protein MNEIRVAAPREAPHDRAPRILVVEDDAALALLLGYNLEAEGFLVEHIERGDEAEIRLAESQPDLVILDWMLPGVSGLEICRRLRARDDTRSMPVIMLTARGDENERVRGLSIGADDYVVKPFSPPELMARVHALLRRARPERVATRLVAGDIDLDRETRRVKRSGREIHLGPTEFRLLEYLMEKPGRVFSRAQLLDSVWGLSAEIDERTVDVHVGRLRKAIIRGREKDPIRTVRGTGYSFDETFGRN; from the coding sequence ATGAATGAAATCCGCGTCGCCGCTCCCCGCGAGGCGCCGCATGACCGAGCGCCGCGCATTCTCGTCGTCGAGGACGATGCGGCGTTGGCGCTGCTGCTCGGCTATAATCTCGAGGCCGAGGGCTTTCTCGTCGAGCATATTGAGCGCGGCGACGAGGCGGAAATCCGCCTCGCCGAATCGCAGCCCGATCTCGTCATTCTCGATTGGATGCTGCCCGGCGTCTCCGGCCTCGAGATCTGTCGGCGCCTCCGCGCGCGCGACGACACGCGCAGCATGCCGGTCATCATGCTCACTGCGCGCGGCGACGAGAACGAGCGTGTGCGCGGCCTCTCCATCGGCGCCGACGATTATGTGGTGAAGCCCTTCTCGCCGCCGGAGCTGATGGCGCGCGTCCATGCGCTGCTGCGCCGCGCGCGGCCGGAGCGCGTGGCGACGCGCCTCGTCGCCGGCGACATAGACCTCGACCGCGAGACGCGCCGCGTCAAGCGCAGCGGGCGCGAGATTCATCTCGGCCCGACGGAGTTCCGCCTGCTGGAATATCTGATGGAAAAGCCCGGCCGCGTCTTCTCGCGCGCGCAATTGCTGGACAGCGTGTGGGGCCTCTCGGCGGAGATCGACGAGCGCACCGTCGACGTGCATGTCGGCCGTCTGCGCAAGGCGATCATCCGCGGCCGCGAGAAAGACCCGATCCGCACCGTGCGCGGCACCGGCTATTCTTTCGACGAGACTTTCGGGAGGAATTGA
- a CDS encoding potassium transporter Kup: MDPNVARDAAGSSSRCDMEGAAATQPAPVAEGHGSANAAGLIVGSIGVVYGDIGTSPLYALRESLAHAKSGGLGEDVVIGTISLLIFALIFTVTAKYVFFLMRADNRGEGGILSLMALAQIALGRRARPVFLLGVAGAALFSGDAIITPAISVLSAVEGLEIVNPKFGEFVFPITVAILVSLFWAQSHGTARVAALFGPVMAVFFIVMAALGASHIGDAPQVLRAFDPRHGFMFLLTHGWIGFAVLGSVFLVVTGAEALYADMGHFGRAPIQIAWMFFVLPALFLNYLGQGALILADPKAIENPFFLMAPDWALLPLVILSTLATVIASQAVITGAFSIVRQAIQLGLLPRLEITHTSATQEGQIYIGRVNRLLLIGVLVLVTAFKSSSALASAYGIAVTGTMVTTTALAFIVVWRKWHWPLWAASLFILAFLTVDLAFLAANLMKVVEGGWVPLLLGGGSMVVMWTWVRGTSLLAEKTHRDSIPIRDLIAMLEKSKPTRVPGTAVFLTSDPEAAPTALLHNLKHNKVLHERVLVICVNTEDTPRVPPEKRFEIEKLAPDFTRATLHFGFMESPRVPAALAAMRKAGVKYDIMTTSFFLGRRSIKESPASEMPVWQDKLYVALTKQSANATDFFSIPTDRVVELGAQLTI, encoded by the coding sequence ATGGATCCCAATGTGGCGCGTGACGCGGCGGGCTCTTCCTCTCGATGCGACATGGAGGGCGCGGCGGCGACGCAGCCGGCGCCCGTCGCCGAGGGCCACGGCTCGGCGAACGCCGCCGGCCTCATCGTCGGCTCGATCGGCGTCGTCTATGGCGACATCGGCACCAGCCCGCTCTATGCGCTGCGCGAGTCGCTCGCCCACGCCAAATCCGGCGGACTCGGCGAGGATGTCGTCATCGGCACGATCTCGCTGCTCATTTTCGCGCTGATCTTCACCGTCACCGCGAAATATGTGTTCTTCCTGATGCGCGCCGACAATCGCGGCGAGGGCGGCATTCTCTCGCTGATGGCGCTGGCGCAGATCGCGCTGGGCCGGCGCGCGAGGCCGGTCTTCCTCCTCGGCGTCGCCGGCGCGGCGCTGTTCTCCGGCGACGCCATCATCACCCCGGCCATCTCCGTGCTCTCGGCGGTCGAGGGGCTCGAGATCGTCAATCCGAAATTCGGCGAGTTCGTCTTTCCCATCACAGTGGCGATTCTCGTCTCGCTGTTCTGGGCGCAGAGCCATGGCACGGCGCGTGTCGCCGCGCTGTTCGGCCCGGTAATGGCGGTGTTCTTCATCGTGATGGCGGCGCTCGGCGCCTCCCATATCGGCGACGCCCCGCAAGTGCTGCGCGCCTTCGATCCGCGCCATGGCTTCATGTTTCTGCTCACTCATGGCTGGATCGGCTTCGCCGTGCTGGGCTCGGTCTTCCTCGTCGTCACCGGCGCCGAGGCGCTCTACGCCGATATGGGCCATTTCGGCCGCGCGCCGATCCAGATCGCCTGGATGTTCTTCGTGCTGCCGGCCCTGTTCCTCAATTATCTCGGCCAGGGCGCGCTGATCCTCGCCGACCCCAAGGCGATCGAGAATCCCTTCTTTCTGATGGCGCCGGACTGGGCGCTGCTGCCGCTGGTCATTCTCTCGACGCTCGCCACCGTCATCGCCAGCCAGGCGGTCATCACCGGCGCCTTCTCCATCGTGCGCCAGGCGATACAGCTCGGCCTGCTGCCGCGCCTCGAGATCACCCACACTTCCGCGACGCAGGAGGGGCAGATCTACATCGGCCGCGTCAATCGGCTGCTGCTGATCGGCGTGCTGGTGCTGGTCACGGCCTTCAAGAGCTCGAGCGCGCTCGCCTCCGCCTATGGCATCGCCGTCACCGGCACGATGGTGACGACGACGGCGCTCGCCTTCATCGTGGTGTGGCGCAAATGGCATTGGCCGCTCTGGGCGGCGTCGCTGTTCATCCTCGCCTTCCTCACCGTCGATCTCGCCTTTCTGGCCGCCAATCTCATGAAGGTGGTCGAGGGCGGCTGGGTTCCGCTGCTGCTCGGCGGCGGCTCCATGGTGGTGATGTGGACCTGGGTGCGCGGCACATCCTTGCTCGCCGAGAAGACGCATCGCGATTCGATCCCGATCCGCGATCTCATCGCCATGCTGGAGAAATCCAAGCCGACGCGCGTGCCCGGCACGGCCGTCTTCCTGACCAGCGACCCGGAGGCCGCGCCCACCGCGCTGCTGCACAATCTCAAGCACAATAAGGTGCTGCACGAGCGCGTGCTGGTCATATGCGTGAACACGGAGGACACGCCGCGCGTGCCGCCGGAAAAGCGTTTCGAGATCGAGAAGCTCGCGCCCGACTTCACTCGCGCGACTTTGCACTTCGGCTTCATGGAGAGCCCGCGCGTGCCGGCGGCGCTGGCGGCGATGCGCAAGGCGGGGGTCAAATACGATATTATGACCACCTCCTTCTTCCTCGGCCGGCGCTCGATCAAGGAGAGCCCGGCCTCGGAAATGCCGGTCTGGCAGGACAAGCTCTATGTCGCTCTGACCAAGCAATCGGCCAACGCCACCGACTTCTTCTCCATACCGACCGACCGCGTGGTGGAGCTCGGCGCTCAGCTGACGATTTGA
- the pstA gene encoding phosphate ABC transporter permease PstA gives MSLYSSRRRINVLATTLCWTGTIFGLAWLVLILGALIYEGARGLSPAVFTEMTPPPGATGGLLNAIAGSLVMTTIGVLLGTPLGMLAGTFMAEYGRYSKLSTVVRFINDILLSAPSIVIGLFVYTVVVAQVGHFSGIAGALALAVLVVPVVVRTTEDMLLLVPLPLREAATALGLPRSHMLMRVAYRAAKSGIVTGVLLAIARVSGETAPLLFTSLNNQFWSTDLNAPVSSLPVVIFQFALSPYKDWQQLAWTGALLVTIAVLLLSITARALSSQGKHK, from the coding sequence TTGTCCCTCTATTCCTCCCGCCGCCGCATCAATGTCCTCGCCACGACGCTGTGCTGGACCGGCACCATCTTCGGCCTCGCCTGGCTGGTGCTGATCCTCGGCGCGCTGATCTATGAAGGCGCGCGCGGCCTCTCGCCGGCCGTCTTCACCGAGATGACGCCGCCGCCCGGCGCCACCGGCGGCCTGCTCAACGCCATCGCCGGCTCGCTGGTGATGACGACGATCGGCGTGCTGCTCGGCACGCCGCTCGGAATGCTCGCCGGCACCTTCATGGCCGAATATGGCCGCTACTCGAAGCTCAGCACGGTGGTGCGCTTCATCAACGACATTCTGCTCAGCGCGCCCTCCATCGTCATCGGCCTCTTCGTCTATACGGTGGTGGTGGCGCAGGTCGGGCATTTCTCCGGCATAGCGGGCGCTCTGGCGCTGGCGGTGCTGGTGGTGCCGGTCGTCGTCCGCACCACGGAGGACATGCTGCTGCTGGTGCCGCTGCCGCTGCGCGAGGCGGCGACGGCGCTCGGCCTGCCGCGCTCCCATATGCTGATGCGCGTCGCCTATCGCGCGGCGAAATCCGGCATCGTCACCGGCGTGCTGCTGGCCATTGCGCGCGTCTCCGGCGAGACGGCGCCGCTGCTCTTCACCTCGCTCAACAATCAGTTCTGGAGCACGGATCTCAACGCGCCGGTCTCCAGCCTGCCCGTCGTCATCTTCCAATTCGCGCTCTCGCCCTACAAGGACTGGCAGCAGCTCGCCTGGACCGGCGCTCTGCTCGTCACCATCGCCGTCCTTCTGCTCTCCATCACCGCGCGTGCGCTCAGCAGCCAGGGAAAACACAAATGA
- the hpnC gene encoding squalene synthase HpnC, translating into MSDIAAAASGKGHKDENFPVASLFAPRHRAAVLAFYDFVRAADDISDHATLPGDQKIAMLDRMEAALLGSGEDIPVASRLRAELAARGLEPRHAQDLLIAFRRDVTQLRYRDWDDLIDYCRYSAMPVGRFVLDVHGEDRARTWAANDALCAALQIINHLQDCAKDYRNLDRVYLPQDTLAAAGASVEMLSAERASPQLAATLRALAERTQELLKESAPFADLIVDTRLALEVGAIQRLAETLTARLRVADPLSEKVHASKQQYLLTALAGAGTTLLRRLISPRAASAASVAR; encoded by the coding sequence ATGAGCGACATCGCCGCCGCCGCTTCGGGGAAAGGCCATAAGGACGAGAATTTCCCCGTCGCCTCTCTGTTCGCGCCGCGCCATCGCGCGGCCGTGCTGGCCTTCTACGATTTCGTGCGCGCCGCGGACGATATCTCCGACCATGCGACGCTCCCCGGCGATCAGAAGATCGCCATGCTGGACCGCATGGAGGCGGCGCTGCTCGGCTCCGGCGAGGATATCCCCGTCGCCTCGCGGCTGCGCGCCGAGCTGGCCGCGCGCGGCCTCGAGCCCCGCCATGCGCAGGATCTGCTCATCGCCTTCCGCCGCGACGTGACGCAATTGCGCTATAGAGACTGGGACGATCTCATCGATTACTGCCGCTATTCGGCCATGCCGGTGGGCCGCTTCGTGCTGGACGTCCATGGCGAGGATCGCGCGCGGACATGGGCGGCCAATGACGCCCTCTGCGCGGCGCTGCAGATCATCAATCATCTGCAGGATTGCGCGAAAGATTATCGCAATCTCGATCGCGTCTATCTGCCGCAGGACACGCTCGCCGCCGCTGGCGCGAGCGTCGAGATGCTCTCCGCCGAGCGCGCCTCGCCGCAGCTCGCCGCGACTCTGCGCGCGCTGGCCGAGCGCACGCAGGAGCTGCTGAAGGAGAGCGCGCCTTTCGCCGATCTCATTGTCGACACGCGCCTCGCCTTGGAAGTGGGCGCGATCCAGCGCCTCGCCGAGACGCTCACCGCGCGGCTGCGCGTCGCCGATCCGCTGAGCGAGAAGGTTCACGCCTCCAAGCAGCAATATCTCCTCACGGCGCTCGCCGGCGCCGGGACCACTCTGCTGCGCCGGCTCATATCGCCGCGCGCCGCCTCCGCTGCGAGCGTCGCGCGATGA
- the pstB gene encoding phosphate ABC transporter ATP-binding protein PstB, which translates to MTAMPVVEATIPTKVSVRDLDFYYGSTKALKSISLPLYTNKVTAFIGPSGCGKSTLLRILNRMYDLYPKQRAEGEVLLDGENILDPRVDLNLLRSRVGMVFQKPTPFPMSIYDNIAFGIRLYEKLSRSELDGRVEAALRGAALWDEVRDKLNSSGLGLSGGQQQRLCIARTVAIQPEVILFDEPCSALDPISTAKIEELIDEMSERYTIAIVTHNMQQAARVSDFTAFMYLGDLVEFGETNNLFTAPQNKKTQDYITGRFG; encoded by the coding sequence ATGACCGCCATGCCGGTTGTCGAAGCCACCATTCCGACCAAGGTCTCGGTTCGCGATCTGGACTTCTATTACGGATCGACCAAGGCGCTGAAGTCGATCTCGCTGCCGCTCTACACCAATAAGGTGACGGCCTTCATCGGCCCGTCGGGCTGCGGCAAATCGACTCTGCTGCGCATATTGAACCGCATGTACGACCTCTATCCCAAGCAGCGGGCCGAGGGCGAGGTTCTGCTCGACGGCGAGAATATTCTCGACCCGCGCGTCGATCTCAACCTGCTGCGCTCGCGCGTCGGCATGGTGTTCCAGAAGCCGACGCCCTTCCCCATGTCGATCTACGACAATATAGCCTTCGGCATTCGCCTCTATGAGAAGCTCTCGCGCAGCGAGCTGGACGGGCGCGTCGAGGCGGCGCTGCGCGGCGCGGCGCTGTGGGACGAGGTGCGCGACAAGCTGAACTCGAGCGGCCTCGGCCTCTCGGGCGGCCAGCAGCAGCGCCTGTGCATCGCGCGCACCGTCGCCATTCAGCCAGAGGTGATCCTGTTCGACGAGCCCTGCTCGGCGCTGGACCCGATCTCGACCGCGAAGATCGAGGAGCTCATCGACGAAATGTCCGAGCGCTACACGATCGCCATCGTCACCCACAACATGCAGCAGGCGGCGCGCGTCTCCGATTTCACCGCCTTCATGTATCTCGGCGATCTCGTCGAATTCGGCGAGACCAATAATCTCTTCACCGCGCCGCAGAACAAGAAGACGCAGGACTATATCACCGGCCGCTTCGGCTGA